Sequence from the Streptomyces peucetius genome:
CTCGGCACGCTGGCGCCGACCGAGGTCGCCGACTATCTGGGGCTGCGGCCGGTCTGGGTGGACTCGACGGCCGTCGGCGGGGCGACCTGGGAGGTCATGGCCGCCCACGCGGCGGACGCGATCGCCGCCGGCCACGCGAACGCGGTCCTGCTGGTCTACGGGTCGACCGCCCGCGCGGACATCAGGGCGGGGCGCCGCGCCTCGGAGCTCTCCTTCGGCGCCCGCGGCCCGCTCCAGTTCGAGGTCCCGTACGGTCACACGCTCGTCGCCAAGTACGCGATGGCCGCCCGCCGCCACATGCACGAGTACGGCACGACCCTGGAACAGCTCGCCCAGGTGGCGGTCCAGGCGCGGGCGAACGCCGCCGCCAACCCGGACGCGATGTTCCGCGACCCGATCACCGTCGACGACGTGCTCGAAGGGCCGCTGGTCGCGGACCCTTTCACGAAACTGCACTGCTGCATCCGCAGCGACGGCGGCTGCGCGGTCCTGCTGGCGGCGGAGGAGTACGTACCGGACACCGCGAAGACCCCGGTGTGGATCCTCGGCACCGGCGAGCACGTCTCCCACACCGCCATGTCGCAGTGGACGGACTTCACACGCTCCCCG
This genomic interval carries:
- a CDS encoding thiolase C-terminal domain-containing protein, with translation MPSTPRKVAVVGISLSDCGRVDGPTPYALHAQAARRALADSGLDRSVVDGLCSAGLGTLAPTEVADYLGLRPVWVDSTAVGGATWEVMAAHAADAIAAGHANAVLLVYGSTARADIRAGRRASELSFGARGPLQFEVPYGHTLVAKYAMAARRHMHEYGTTLEQLAQVAVQARANAAANPDAMFRDPITVDDVLEGPLVADPFTKLHCCIRSDGGCAVLLAAEEYVPDTAKTPVWILGTGEHVSHTAMSQWTDFTRSPAAVSGRLAFERAGVRPREIDVAEIYDAFTYMTLVTLEDLGFCAKGEGGAFVEKGRLLRDGELPVNTDGGGLSACHPGMRGLFLLVEAVRQLRGEADGRQVLRAGGRLPELAVASGTGGWFCSSGTVVLGRG